In Caretta caretta isolate rCarCar2 chromosome 4, rCarCar1.hap1, whole genome shotgun sequence, one genomic interval encodes:
- the SMIM18 gene encoding small integral membrane protein 18, giving the protein MATFNTSYWNETTSLYQYLGFQVQKIYPFHDNWNTACFIILVIFIFTVVSLVALAFLYELLDCCCCVKNKTMKDLANESNPVRTMMDSFRKRETEVV; this is encoded by the coding sequence ATGGCAACCTTCAACACCAGTTACTGGAACGAGACTACGTCCCTTTACCAATACCTTGGTTTTCAAGTGCAAAAGATTTACCCTTTCCATGATAACTGGAACACTGCCTGCTTTATTATTCTGGTTATATTTAtctttactgtagtttctctGGTGGCGTTGGCTTTCCTTTACGAGTTGCTTGACTGTTGCTGCTGtgtgaaaaataaaaccatgaaAGACCTAGCGAACGAATCCAACCCAGTTAGAACCATGATGGACAGCTttagaaagagagaaacagaagTGGTGTAG